CGGTATGCTGAAAAATACGGCGGCCGCTATGTGGTCACCAGCCCAAACAACGGCGGGCTTATGCGGCTCTTTCATGAGAGATGTGCCGCCCACGGTATCATGCATGACAACAGCCGCATATTTGAATATTTGAGTACCTTTGAGGAAAAGGCCTTCGGCAGGCAGTTAAGTCTCTTCGATTAAAATCTCCGTACGCGCCTCTATCGATAACTTTCTGCTTTAAAGGGTGAATATACGGAGTTTTTGATAATTTTCCGTATAAATAAGGGGTGTTGCCGCCGTATTATATGCAAATGGCGTAGAAAACAAAGTTTTTACGGAGTACCTTATTAGATAAAACTACCTGTATCTATCAATCCTCCTGCTGTATAAATATAAGCAATGCAAGAAACATAAAATAAACGGAGGATTTACACAAATGAAAAAGTTTGCATCACTGTTAACGGTTATTTTAGCGGCTGTTGTTATGATGGGAGCCACCCAGGCGGCTAAAGCGGAGGCGGCGGCGTACCCGCTGAAGAAGATCTCCCCGCAGGAGGTTGCGGTGCTTCTTGAGACGCAGCGCCCGATAGCGATCATCGACGTCCGCAGCCTTCCCGACTTCAAGGCCGGTCACATCCCCACGGCGGAATCACTTCCCTTTGAATTGATGATGGATGCCATGACGCATACAATGATCCCCGATGTGAACAAGGTCATCGTGGTCTACGGCGCGAACGACAAGATGAGCAAGGAGGCCGGACAGAAGCTCTGCGATTTCGGCTACAAGAACGTTTACTACATGCCCACCTTCACGGAATGGGTCGGCGAGATAGTGGTCATCGGACCGGCGAAGTAGTCTTTCCCATACTGATCGGCGGACCTCCCCCGCGGGAGGTGCGCGTTTTTTGACCGGGTGGCAAATGTGGGCGGCGCTTGATTTTTTTTTATTTATTTTTTTTTGTTATTTTCAGAGTGGTTATAAAATAATATCTGTGTAACATTATATATTTGGGAGGAATCGTTTTGGAACTTAAGGGAAGCAAGACGGAGAAAAACCTTTGGGAGGCGTTTGCCGGAGAATCGATGGCGCGCAACAAGTACACCTATTTCGCCTCCGCCGCGAAAAAGGCCGGATATGAGCAGATAGCGGCGATATTCCAGGAGACGGCCGACAATGAAAAGGAGCACGCGAAGCTTCACTTCAAGGCCCTTTCCGGAATCGGCGACACGCTTGCCAACCTTCTTGCCGCCGCGGCCGGTGAGAACGGCGAGTGGACCGAGATGTATCCGCGCATGGCGAAAGAGGCGCATGAAGAGGGCTTCGAGGAGCTTGCCACGATGTTCGAGAACATCGCCAAGGTCGAGGCCGTACACGAGAAGCGTTACCGCGAACTTGCGAAAAACGTTGAGGACGGAACCGTATTCGCGAAGGGCGGCAAGCTCTTCTGGAAGTGCCGCAACTGCGGCGCGGTCTTCGAACTCGACAAGGCCCCCGAGAAGTGCCCCGTGTGCCAGCATCCGCAGGCTTATTTCGAGATCGAGGCGAGAAACTGGTAGATAAATTTTAACAGACGGAGATAATCCTAAATGGCGCGCGGAGCTTTACCTCCGCGCGCTTTTTCGTTATCAGCCGCAGTTTCATCTCCCGGGCGACCTTTTCTTATTTTTTATGCTGCGATGGACGTTCTGCCAAATTTATTATCAGCAGGCATAAAACGCCATAATATATATTTTCGTCTATTCTCGCTTTGAAGACGATGAGATGTAGATATATTTCACTTAAAGTAAACTATTTGAAACCTTGATAAAAAGGTATATAGATGCTATATTTCACTTGTTTAGCTATATTTTGTATCATGGTGATTATTGTACAGAGTAAAAATGCTTATTATAAAGAAGTTATATTTACGGCTTTTAGCCCGAAACCTCGTTAACAGACGGGGATATGGGTATGTGTTCAAAGGCTGGGATGAAAGATTGGCATAAGGGTCGCCACTGCCATTTTTACCGTTTATGTAGTCTGGACTATTCAGGCTTAGGAGGAAAATGGATTGGATTACAATAGGTACGCCTCAATAATCATTGAACAGCAGGATACTATCTGCTATATCTGCGATATAGATACGTATGAGCTGATGTACATCAGCCCCGCCGGCTGCAGGCTCGTTGGTGTGGCTTCAGATGCCGGCTGGCTGGGGCATAAATGCTATAAGCTTATTCAGGGGCGTGACGCCCCCTGCCCATTCTGCACAAATTCAAAGCTCCGGCAGGGGGAAAAATACTGCTGGGAGTTTTTCAACCCCAATCTCCAACGATATGTGGCGTTAGAGGATACGCTCGTGGATATCGACGGCAAGCTTTGCCGGTTGGAGATGGCGACGGATATCACGGACCAGAAGATGGCCATCCATGAGCTTAAAAATCAGCTGACTGCCGAGGAGGCATTGGTACACTGCATCCAGACGCTGACGCTTGAAAGCGATATGAAGCTCGCGATAGACAGGCTGCTGGAGAACATCTGTAAATTTTACGCCGGATCCCGCGCCTATATCTTTGAATATGAATTTGACAAGAAGATAATCAAAAATACCTACGAATGGTGCGCCGAAGGCGTCAGCCGCGAGATCGATAACCTTCAGGATATCCCTATCGAGTATATCGCCGGCTGGAACAGGATGTTTGCGGATAGAGGGGAATTTTTCATCACCTCGTTAAGGGGAGATCTGGACCATAATTCCGAGGAGTATCGTATTCTTGACGCGCAGGGCATAAAGAGCCTGATCACGGCGCCTCTGCTGAAAGGTGAAAAGATAATCGGGTTTCTGGGGGTGGACGACCCCACCGTAAATACTGACGATAAAAGCCTTCTGCGTTCCGTGACCTGTTTTGCCCTCGCGGATATTGAGAAGCGGCGGCTGCTCAAACAGCTGGAATATATGAGTTATAACGACGCGCTCACCGGCCTGCAAAACCGTAATAAGTATATCGATGTCCTGCAAAGCTACAGTGAACGGCAGCCCGAGAGGCTGGGGATTTTATTTCTGGACCTCAACGGCATGAAGGCGGCGAACGACTCCTACGGACACGCCTACGGCGACTATCTGCTCTCGCACGCCGCCGAGATACTTCGCCGGAACATGGGGGACAACTCTTTCCGCATAGGCGGCGACGAGTTCGTATCTCTCTGTGAGAATATCTCCAAAGAGGAATTTGAGAAGAGGGTCGCCTCGCTTAGGCGGGAGGTCAGCGAGGATAAAGACTGCAACGCCGCCGTGGGGTTTGTCTGGAAGAGCGGAGATTTTTCCTTCAATGAAGGCGTCAGCTATGCGGAAAGGCTGATGTATTCTGAAAAACAGGATTACTACAGACATGTTCTCGACCACGGCAGGGAACGCAGGATCGGAGTTTCCGGCCAAGTCTGGGAGGAGATAGACAACGGCCGCTTCGTTGTCCATCTGCAGCCTGTCGTCGAGCTGGAAAGCGGAATGATAGTCGGCGCGGAGGCGTTGGTACGCAAGGTCGGCACGGAGGGACGGCTGATCGCTCCCGATAAGTTCATCTCCCAGTACGAGGTCGAGGGCGTAATCTGGCACGTGGATTTCTATGTATTTGAGACGGTCTGTTCAATGCTCAACCGCTGGCTTAAGTCGGGGATATCTTTAAAAGTGTCTGTCAATTTTTCCAGATATACCCTCATGAAACCGCGATTGGTGCCCGAACTCCTGTCTATCTGTGAAAGGCACGGCGTCTCGCCCAAAATGCTGAATATAGAGGTCACAGAAAGCATCAGCCAGGTGGACCGGGATCAGCTGGCGAAGATAGTGGACAACCTCAAGAGCGCGGGATTTTTAATCGTCCTTGATGATTTTGGCACAAAATATTCCAACCTCTCTATCCTGAGCGCCGTGGATTTCGACAGGGTCAAGCTTGATAAATCGCTGGTGGCTGACATAGAGGAGAATAGAAAGAGCCGCATGGTCGTAAAAGACATCCTCAGGATGTGCGGAGATTTTAAGGGTACGAAGCTGCTGGCCGAGGGAATCGAGACTGAGGGACAGCTGAGACTGCTCAACGGCTACCGATGCGATTACGGCCAGGGTTTTTATTTTTCCAAGCCTCTCCCTATAGAGGACTTTGAGCGGCTGTACCGCGAAGGCGCTTTTCTGCCGCGCATAGATTTGGGGGAACCGTCCGCGGTGTCTCCTAAAAAGTAGAATAAACGGCGCTGCGTGGACGGCCGTTTACTTTTTCATATTTTCGGCACGCCCCTTCTCCACTCGTGCCAGTTTCCAAGTATCTCTTTTACGAGCGGCGCCGTCGTCCGATAGTTGTTGACCACGCCGATCGCGAAGGCTCCGCTTGAAGCGGTCTTCTCCATGCCGTGCGGCATCTGGTCGAAGTCCGTTCCCGATCTTATTATGAGCAGCCTTTCAAGATGGTGGCTCTGTTTCAGGACGTAGGCGATAGCGTTGTCCTCCTCCTGCAAGATGCCGTACCTCCCTGCCTTGTGTTCACGGCAGAGTCGTTCGGCCTGTGCCGAGGTTTCGCCGCCGGTCTTTTTGGGGCTGACCGTCACCGAGGTGGCGGTAAATATGAAGGGGTCTGACTGGGCCGTCTTTGACGGGTAGCGGTCTCTGTGCTTTGCCGCTTTAGCGTTGTCTGTCAGCTTGGTGTCTTTGTTCAGCAGGAGCGACCATTTTATAAGATCTTCGTTGAGTCTGAAGAGGCTGCCGCTTTTGGCTACCATGATTTTTTTCTTGCCTTTTTTGACGGCGGCCGTCTTGTATTCGTGGTCGAGCACCCATTCGGCGATACATACGGAGCCGGTGGAGGCCGCCTGCGGCGGGACGCTGGCGCTGCCGGTGACTACGAAGTAGGCCTCGCCGAAGTCGAAGCGCGGGTCCTTAAGCAGCGCGGAGAGCGAGCCCATGGCGCCCTTTTTACCTTTGGCGATCGTAATGAAGGCAAGTCCGTCTTTAATATAGATATAGGAGTCAGTTCCCTTCACCCGGTAGTATTCCGCATTGGAAAAGTTTTTATCGTACCAGCGTTTTATCTCCAGTGAATATTTCAGCGGAACGCGGGCGATATCTTCGACGGTATATGTTGTAAGGATCACGACTTTTAGGGGAATTACCTCGGCCCTAGCCGGGGAAACGAAGAAAAGGCTCAGGTAAAACAGAAGGGTTATAATCAACACTTTTAATTTCATTAGCACCACCACGCAAAACCATTATCTGGTAATTTAGGGCATGATTATACCAGAAAACCGCCGGTTTATGATAAAAAATGTAAACGAAGCAAGGCAGGCACTTCAAATCAGGCAGGGCAGATTGTGGCCGGCCATAGTCCGCCATGATTTTTATGCCTCTGTATCGGGATGCTGACTGAATGGGAATATGGCGGCCTTACGAACCGCCCCTTCTCCCGCCCCGAAGTATCCAATCAACAGCCGCCCTTACCGCGGCGGGTGAAAACGGTTTGTGGATGATTTCCGCCGCCCCCATTGCGCAGACGCGGCTTTGGCATTCCAGCGTTTCGTCCGCGGTTATGACGACAACGGGAATCTTGCCGATGAGTCCCGCAGAGGTCATCTTTTTCATGACCTCGTACCCGTCAATAGGCGACATGACGATGTCAAGCAGCAGCACGGCGATCGCCTCCCCGTGCACAGCGAGCTGTTCAAGCGCCTTCACGCCGTCCTCGGCCTCAATGATTTCGAGGCT
This is a stretch of genomic DNA from Cloacibacillus sp.. It encodes these proteins:
- a CDS encoding rhodanese-like domain-containing protein; the encoded protein is MKKFASLLTVILAAVVMMGATQAAKAEAAAYPLKKISPQEVAVLLETQRPIAIIDVRSLPDFKAGHIPTAESLPFELMMDAMTHTMIPDVNKVIVVYGANDKMSKEAGQKLCDFGYKNVYYMPTFTEWVGEIVVIGPAK
- the rbr gene encoding rubrerythrin; its protein translation is MELKGSKTEKNLWEAFAGESMARNKYTYFASAAKKAGYEQIAAIFQETADNEKEHAKLHFKALSGIGDTLANLLAAAAGENGEWTEMYPRMAKEAHEEGFEELATMFENIAKVEAVHEKRYRELAKNVEDGTVFAKGGKLFWKCRNCGAVFELDKAPEKCPVCQHPQAYFEIEARNW
- a CDS encoding sensor domain-containing phosphodiesterase yields the protein MDYNRYASIIIEQQDTICYICDIDTYELMYISPAGCRLVGVASDAGWLGHKCYKLIQGRDAPCPFCTNSKLRQGEKYCWEFFNPNLQRYVALEDTLVDIDGKLCRLEMATDITDQKMAIHELKNQLTAEEALVHCIQTLTLESDMKLAIDRLLENICKFYAGSRAYIFEYEFDKKIIKNTYEWCAEGVSREIDNLQDIPIEYIAGWNRMFADRGEFFITSLRGDLDHNSEEYRILDAQGIKSLITAPLLKGEKIIGFLGVDDPTVNTDDKSLLRSVTCFALADIEKRRLLKQLEYMSYNDALTGLQNRNKYIDVLQSYSERQPERLGILFLDLNGMKAANDSYGHAYGDYLLSHAAEILRRNMGDNSFRIGGDEFVSLCENISKEEFEKRVASLRREVSEDKDCNAAVGFVWKSGDFSFNEGVSYAERLMYSEKQDYYRHVLDHGRERRIGVSGQVWEEIDNGRFVVHLQPVVELESGMIVGAEALVRKVGTEGRLIAPDKFISQYEVEGVIWHVDFYVFETVCSMLNRWLKSGISLKVSVNFSRYTLMKPRLVPELLSICERHGVSPKMLNIEVTESISQVDRDQLAKIVDNLKSAGFLIVLDDFGTKYSNLSILSAVDFDRVKLDKSLVADIEENRKSRMVVKDILRMCGDFKGTKLLAEGIETEGQLRLLNGYRCDYGQGFYFSKPLPIEDFERLYREGAFLPRIDLGEPSAVSPKK
- a CDS encoding response regulator; its protein translation is MTENKKILVVDDQEINRIILKNILARDSLEIIEAEDGVKALEQLAVHGEAIAVLLLDIVMSPIDGYEVMKKMTSAGLIGKIPVVVITADETLECQSRVCAMGAAEIIHKPFSPAAVRAAVDWILRGGRRGGS